Proteins encoded within one genomic window of Salipaludibacillus agaradhaerens:
- a CDS encoding PilZ domain-containing protein translates to MRYKRQEAMRCEFRHPLDTTFFISSLNGKPYRSSQAKGTILNASLGGLRLKAPLDLPVNKQLEVTFTFTIAHCFLTVQGRPLWKKRDKNAFIYGIKLTTDTHEKDMLTALKAYNKCY, encoded by the coding sequence ATGAGGTATAAACGACAAGAAGCGATGCGATGTGAATTTAGACACCCGCTTGATACAACTTTCTTTATAAGTTCATTGAATGGGAAACCCTATCGCTCTTCTCAAGCTAAAGGGACGATTCTAAATGCCAGTTTAGGTGGTCTACGCTTAAAAGCGCCTCTTGACCTTCCTGTTAATAAACAGTTAGAAGTGACATTCACATTCACTATTGCACACTGCTTCCTAACCGTACAGGGGCGTCCTCTTTGGAAAAAACGTGATAAAAATGCCTTTATTTATGGGATCAAACTTACCACCGACACACATGAAAAAGACATGCTAACAGCGCTAAAAGCTTATAACAAATGCTATTAA
- a CDS encoding glutamine--tRNA ligase/YqeY domain fusion protein yields the protein MSENVNNSSHFIKYIVQEDLDEGTYEHVVTRFPPEPNGYLHIGHAKSIVLNFELADAFNGKTNLRFDDTNPLKEDQEFVDAIKQDIQWLGYEWDGLFYASNYFEEMYERAVLLIKKGLAYVEDLTQEEIRQYRGTLTEPGKESESRSRSVDENLALFEKMRKGEFANGEKVLRAKIDMSSPNINLRDPVIYRISHTEHHNTGDKWCIYPMYSYAHPLEDAIEGVTHSICTLEFEDQRPLYDWVVEHTEIEGTPKQIEFARLNLTNTVMSKRKLKQLVDEGYVDGWDDPRMPTLSGLRRRGFTADSIKTFCREIGVSKADNLVDVRMLEHFVREDLKLQSPRTMSVLKPLKVVITNYPEGEVEWLDAEVNPENETMGTRQIPFSREIYIEQSDFMENPPKKYFRLFPGNEVRLKHAYFIKCEQVIKDEEGNVIELRCTYDPETKSGSGFTGRKVKGTLHWVEATHAKEAEFRLYNSLIDDEKSGDDFLDAVNPESLDVVHGYVEPNMADVKGNDKFQFFRHGYFNVDPKDSHEDKLVFNRIVELKSSFKL from the coding sequence ATGAGTGAAAATGTAAATAATTCATCACATTTCATTAAGTATATTGTGCAAGAGGACTTGGATGAAGGAACCTACGAGCATGTAGTGACACGGTTCCCACCAGAACCAAATGGCTATTTGCACATCGGTCACGCCAAATCAATCGTCTTAAACTTTGAGTTGGCAGATGCTTTTAACGGCAAGACGAATCTTCGGTTTGACGATACAAATCCATTGAAAGAAGACCAAGAGTTTGTGGATGCCATTAAACAAGATATTCAGTGGCTTGGTTATGAATGGGACGGTTTATTTTATGCGTCTAATTACTTTGAAGAGATGTATGAACGTGCCGTATTGCTCATTAAGAAAGGCCTCGCATATGTAGAAGATTTAACACAGGAAGAAATCCGCCAGTATCGGGGTACCTTAACTGAGCCAGGTAAAGAAAGTGAGTCACGAAGCAGGAGTGTTGACGAAAACCTTGCACTTTTCGAAAAGATGAGAAAAGGTGAATTTGCCAATGGAGAAAAGGTGCTTCGGGCTAAAATAGACATGTCATCACCGAACATTAACTTGCGAGATCCTGTCATTTACCGAATTTCTCATACTGAACATCATAATACCGGTGACAAGTGGTGTATTTATCCAATGTATTCCTATGCGCACCCACTTGAAGATGCCATTGAAGGTGTAACACATTCCATTTGTACGTTAGAGTTTGAGGATCAGCGGCCATTGTATGACTGGGTAGTGGAACATACAGAAATAGAAGGTACGCCAAAGCAAATTGAATTTGCTCGGTTGAATTTGACAAATACGGTCATGAGTAAGCGTAAATTGAAACAGCTCGTGGATGAAGGCTATGTGGATGGCTGGGACGATCCGCGAATGCCTACCCTGTCAGGCCTAAGACGCCGTGGATTTACCGCTGATTCTATTAAAACATTTTGCCGCGAGATCGGTGTAAGTAAAGCGGACAATCTTGTAGACGTACGCATGCTAGAGCATTTTGTTCGTGAAGATTTAAAATTACAATCACCGCGCACGATGTCCGTTTTAAAACCCTTGAAAGTAGTCATTACGAACTATCCAGAAGGGGAAGTGGAGTGGTTGGATGCTGAGGTTAATCCTGAGAATGAAACGATGGGGACACGGCAAATTCCTTTTTCACGGGAAATTTATATTGAGCAAAGTGATTTTATGGAGAACCCGCCAAAAAAATACTTCCGCCTCTTTCCAGGTAATGAAGTGCGTTTAAAGCATGCTTACTTTATTAAATGTGAGCAAGTCATTAAAGACGAGGAAGGCAATGTCATTGAGCTTCGCTGTACGTATGACCCAGAGACGAAGAGCGGCAGTGGTTTTACAGGACGTAAAGTGAAAGGGACACTTCATTGGGTTGAAGCAACTCATGCGAAAGAAGCCGAATTCCGCTTATATAATTCCTTAATTGATGATGAAAAAAGCGGTGACGACTTCCTTGATGCCGTTAATCCTGAGTCATTGGACGTTGTCCATGGCTATGTAGAGCCGAACATGGCTGACGTCAAAGGGAATGATAAATTCCAATTTTTCCGTCACGGTTATTTTAACGTTGATCCGAAAGATTCTCATGAAGATAAGCTTGTCTTCAACCGAATTGTTGAGTTAAAAAGTTCATTTAAGTTATAA
- a CDS encoding carbon-nitrogen family hydrolase: protein MGLKIALIQMDIAFGQPEANYNKVSERCREAVEKGGADIIVLPELWTTGYDLAALDQIGDNEGERTWSFISTLAKTYDVHIVGGSIAKKSGSHITNTMLVVDREGKRVKEYSKAHLFRLMNEEKYLIQGNDDGLFKLDGHLCAGVICYDIRFPEWIRTHMLQNTKVLFVVAEWPESRIDHWRALLVSRAIENQCIVVACNRIGSDPNNVFGGNSMIIGPWGNVIKEAGNEETILYGEVELDDVNHVRETIPVFDDRRIELYKN, encoded by the coding sequence ATGGGCTTAAAAATAGCACTTATTCAGATGGATATTGCCTTTGGTCAGCCTGAAGCTAACTACAATAAGGTGAGTGAGCGCTGTCGGGAAGCAGTTGAAAAAGGCGGTGCGGACATCATTGTTTTACCTGAGTTATGGACGACAGGTTATGATTTAGCTGCTTTAGATCAGATTGGAGATAACGAAGGGGAGAGGACATGGTCGTTTATCTCAACGTTAGCAAAAACCTACGACGTTCATATTGTTGGCGGTTCAATCGCCAAAAAAAGCGGGAGTCATATAACAAACACAATGCTCGTGGTTGATCGAGAAGGAAAGCGCGTTAAGGAATATAGTAAAGCACATCTTTTCCGTCTAATGAATGAAGAAAAATACCTCATACAAGGAAATGACGATGGCTTATTTAAGTTGGACGGCCATTTATGTGCCGGCGTCATATGTTACGATATCCGTTTCCCTGAGTGGATTCGTACCCATATGCTGCAAAACACGAAGGTATTATTTGTTGTGGCTGAATGGCCGGAGTCAAGAATCGACCATTGGCGTGCGCTCTTAGTGAGCAGAGCGATAGAAAACCAATGTATTGTTGTAGCGTGTAATAGGATTGGCTCAGATCCTAATAATGTCTTCGGTGGTAATTCAATGATTATTGGCCCATGGGGAAACGTCATTAAAGAAGCAGGTAATGAAGAGACGATCTTATATGGAGAAGTAGAACTAGATGACGTTAATCACGTAAGAGAAACCATTCCAGTATTTGATGATAGACGAATCGAGTTGTATAAGAACTAA
- a CDS encoding iron-containing alcohol dehydrogenase family protein — protein MSQITVQGAPNIYVCEAGALTRMEEVIKKQGFKKGALIHGVKSWEASHEKFASLDLTLTHMLYGGECSKVEVARMEQAVLAEQADHLIGVGGGKVLDLVKAIAHTVNKPYILVPTLASNCAPWTPLSVFYDENGKFINYEIFPHNAFMVAVDPEIIIHSPKDYLRAGIGDTIAKWYEAEVLIRDMAPKPLAIEVSIHAAQLCRDVLIDEGLDAIKALEEKAVTPSFIRVIETIIMAGGMVGGYGDRYGRIAGAHAIHNGLTTLPETHSCLHGDKVAYGILVQLALDNNLEEVTTLLPFYNRLNLPVSLTDLNVSGNLADAFNKTASAATKEGESIHFMKHSSMEAVEAAMSQLEEHVQSYFNLAK, from the coding sequence GTGAGTCAGATAACTGTACAAGGGGCACCAAATATATATGTGTGTGAAGCAGGAGCATTAACTAGGATGGAAGAAGTGATTAAAAAGCAAGGGTTTAAGAAAGGGGCGCTTATTCATGGCGTGAAATCATGGGAAGCTTCTCATGAGAAGTTTGCATCGCTGGATCTCACTCTCACTCATATGCTATATGGTGGAGAATGCTCAAAGGTGGAAGTTGCTCGAATGGAGCAGGCTGTCCTCGCTGAACAAGCCGACCACTTAATAGGTGTGGGAGGCGGGAAAGTATTAGACCTTGTTAAAGCGATAGCTCATACTGTAAATAAGCCGTATATTCTCGTACCAACATTAGCATCTAACTGCGCCCCGTGGACACCTCTGAGTGTTTTCTATGACGAAAATGGAAAGTTTATTAACTATGAAATCTTTCCTCATAATGCGTTTATGGTTGCTGTAGATCCGGAAATTATCATTCATTCACCTAAAGATTATTTGAGGGCTGGTATAGGAGATACGATTGCTAAGTGGTATGAAGCAGAGGTGCTTATCCGAGACATGGCGCCCAAGCCTCTTGCTATAGAAGTCTCTATACATGCTGCACAATTATGTCGTGATGTCCTTATTGATGAAGGACTGGACGCCATTAAGGCATTGGAGGAAAAAGCCGTCACGCCGTCATTTATCCGTGTGATAGAAACGATCATTATGGCAGGGGGGATGGTCGGTGGTTACGGGGATCGATATGGCAGAATTGCCGGTGCTCACGCCATTCATAATGGCCTAACAACACTTCCTGAAACACATTCTTGTTTACATGGTGATAAAGTGGCTTACGGTATTCTTGTCCAGCTTGCTTTGGATAATAACTTAGAAGAAGTCACGACATTATTGCCGTTTTATAACAGATTAAACTTACCTGTTAGTCTGACTGATCTTAACGTGTCTGGAAATTTAGCTGATGCTTTTAATAAAACAGCGTCTGCTGCTACTAAAGAAGGTGAGTCCATTCACTTTATGAAACACTCATCAATGGAAGCTGTGGAGGCAGCGATGAGTCAATTGGAAGAGCACGTTCAGTCTTACTTTAACTTGGCAAAGTAG
- a CDS encoding pyridoxal phosphate-dependent aminotransferase: MRRFEPSDTVKRLPEQFFAKLVKKAHDLTDAGHDVINLGQGNPDLPTPTHIVDELKYAADNPEYHKYSPFRGQLFLKEAISDFYKKEYNVSLDPAREVAILAGSKTGLVDLSQCLLNPGDIALLPDPGYPDYMSGIAIAQASTSFMPLRAEHDFLPDYASLSSDILDRAKLMFLNYPNNPTAGMATPSFFNETVEVAKRHHICVCHDFAYAAIGFDGEKPQSFLQSEGAKEIGIEMYTLSKTFNMAGWRAAFAVGNASVIETINLMQDHKYMSLFGAVQQASMHALVSPQDAVRQLVTTYEKRRDLFIDALRRAGWHVPAPKGTFFAWLPVPAGYSSEEFADLLLEKAHVVVAPGIGFGDHGEGFVRAGLVASEERLREAAARIEKLNLF; the protein is encoded by the coding sequence ATGAGACGTTTTGAGCCTTCTGATACGGTAAAAAGATTACCTGAACAGTTTTTCGCTAAGCTTGTGAAAAAAGCCCATGATTTAACAGACGCTGGACATGATGTAATAAATCTCGGTCAAGGAAATCCAGATTTACCGACTCCCACCCATATTGTTGACGAGTTGAAGTATGCAGCCGATAATCCCGAGTATCATAAATATTCTCCTTTTCGCGGTCAACTGTTTTTAAAAGAAGCGATCAGTGATTTTTACAAAAAAGAGTACAATGTCTCACTTGATCCCGCACGAGAAGTAGCTATTTTAGCAGGGTCTAAAACGGGGTTAGTCGACTTAAGCCAATGCCTATTGAATCCTGGAGACATAGCTCTGCTCCCTGACCCTGGCTATCCTGACTACATGTCAGGGATCGCTATAGCCCAAGCGTCTACGTCGTTTATGCCTTTACGAGCAGAACATGACTTTCTACCAGACTATGCTAGCCTTTCTTCAGACATTTTAGATCGGGCAAAACTAATGTTTTTAAATTATCCAAATAATCCTACAGCCGGGATGGCTACGCCGTCATTTTTCAATGAAACAGTTGAGGTTGCTAAAAGGCACCATATTTGCGTATGCCATGATTTCGCTTATGCTGCCATCGGGTTTGACGGTGAAAAACCACAAAGTTTCCTCCAATCTGAAGGGGCAAAAGAGATCGGTATCGAAATGTATACCTTGTCTAAAACATTTAATATGGCTGGTTGGCGTGCGGCCTTCGCTGTTGGTAATGCCTCTGTCATCGAAACAATTAACCTTATGCAGGACCATAAATATATGAGTTTATTCGGCGCTGTACAACAAGCCTCTATGCATGCTTTAGTCAGTCCTCAGGATGCCGTCCGTCAACTCGTCACAACCTATGAGAAGCGTCGCGACCTCTTCATTGACGCTTTACGACGAGCAGGCTGGCACGTACCAGCTCCAAAAGGGACATTTTTTGCTTGGCTTCCTGTTCCAGCCGGCTACTCTTCAGAGGAATTTGCTGATCTCTTATTAGAAAAAGCCCACGTGGTTGTGGCACCAGGGATAGGCTTTGGTGATCATGGTGAGGGGTTCGTTCGTGCCGGTCTTGTGGCTAGTGAAGAGCGTCTCCGTGAAGCGGCTGCACGCATTGAAAAACTAAATCTATTTTAA
- a CDS encoding FAD-dependent oxidoreductase — MTNDHLSQLPEDPSSYWIASTSFSNTEPLQENVEADVVVVGAGITGITAAYLLVHEGFDVILLDADKVLHGTTGHTTAKITAQHDLFYHELIKHTSIDKARTYYNVNEEAKKFIETIVRTHKIDCGFETQDAVLYATSSQGATALQKEIKAYEALGIPHERLSEVPFNEPVQTALAMMGQAQFHPLHYLTFLLEAFKKRGGRVYENTTITGMVEGDRPVLETRQGNYLISDFVLSCTHFPFYDANNYYFTKMHAERSYVIAAKAPNIQGMYLSVDTALPKRSIRSATIDGDNYLLIGGESHKTGQGKDQFDHYKALQSYAEHVFSATEFPYRWSAQDLYTLDNIPYVGVLTDNEPNTFVATGYRKWGMTSGTAAAIMLKNYVVGNETEEMALFDPNRFLINPSLKHFLKHNSDATMRFFTDKLKPAPKKIDDIGVGEGGIVSVNGRRAGAYRDKNGDMHVVDTTCTHLGCEVHWNNGDRTWDCPCHGSRYDVNGHVIEGPANEPLKPLPE, encoded by the coding sequence ATGACTAATGACCATTTATCTCAGTTACCTGAGGACCCTTCATCATACTGGATTGCATCTACTTCTTTTTCTAATACTGAACCATTACAAGAAAACGTGGAAGCCGACGTTGTCGTTGTAGGTGCCGGTATTACCGGGATAACTGCTGCCTATTTACTTGTCCACGAGGGGTTTGATGTGATTTTACTTGATGCAGATAAAGTCTTGCATGGTACAACTGGACACACCACAGCAAAGATTACAGCACAGCACGACTTGTTTTATCATGAACTCATTAAACATACGAGCATTGACAAAGCACGCACCTATTATAACGTAAATGAGGAGGCAAAAAAATTTATTGAAACGATTGTACGCACTCATAAGATAGACTGTGGTTTTGAGACGCAAGATGCTGTTCTTTATGCCACCTCCTCTCAAGGTGCCACCGCACTCCAAAAGGAAATAAAAGCCTATGAAGCATTAGGAATTCCTCATGAGAGACTCTCTGAGGTTCCTTTCAATGAACCTGTACAGACAGCTTTAGCTATGATGGGGCAAGCCCAGTTTCATCCTTTACACTACTTAACTTTTTTGTTGGAGGCATTTAAAAAACGTGGTGGAAGAGTATATGAAAACACGACAATAACCGGCATGGTAGAAGGAGATCGTCCCGTATTGGAAACGCGACAAGGTAATTACCTGATTAGCGATTTCGTTTTGTCATGTACTCACTTTCCATTTTACGATGCTAATAACTATTATTTTACGAAAATGCACGCTGAGCGCTCTTATGTTATTGCCGCTAAAGCTCCTAACATTCAAGGCATGTATTTAAGTGTCGACACCGCCCTTCCAAAACGTTCAATTCGTTCCGCTACTATTGATGGAGATAATTATTTACTTATCGGTGGAGAAAGCCATAAAACGGGGCAAGGTAAGGATCAATTTGACCACTATAAGGCACTTCAATCCTATGCGGAGCATGTTTTTAGCGCCACGGAATTTCCCTATCGCTGGTCAGCACAAGACTTATACACATTGGATAATATTCCTTATGTAGGTGTTCTCACGGACAATGAACCAAACACCTTTGTGGCCACTGGATATCGAAAATGGGGGATGACAAGCGGGACTGCTGCCGCTATTATGCTTAAAAATTACGTAGTGGGTAATGAAACGGAGGAAATGGCCTTATTCGACCCTAACAGATTCTTAATTAATCCGAGCTTAAAACATTTCTTAAAACATAATTCTGATGCCACGATGCGTTTCTTTACGGATAAGCTAAAGCCTGCACCGAAAAAAATTGACGATATTGGTGTTGGGGAAGGAGGAATTGTTTCAGTTAACGGGAGACGGGCTGGTGCTTATCGTGACAAAAATGGGGACATGCACGTCGTTGATACGACTTGCACACACTTAGGGTGTGAGGTGCATTGGAACAACGGTGATCGAACATGGGATTGCCCTTGCCACGGCTCTAGGTATGACGTTAATGGTCATGTTATTGAAGGTCCTGCTAACGAACCATTAAAACCATTACCCGAATAA
- the coaA gene encoding type I pantothenate kinase: MSMGTIENLTPFMTFSREEWAKLRQSYPMEITPREIERLKGVNDVLNMQEIADIYLPLTRLINLHAVASQELYRSRYVFLHKQEKKVPYIIGIAGSVAVGKSTIARVLHTLLSRFDHHPNVDLVTTDGFLYANAELERRGIMNKKGFPESYDVHALLSFLEELKSGKSRVEAPVYSHITYDIVPDEKQVVSQPDIVIIEGINVLQPPKSPGNVYDDLVYVSDYFDFSIFVDADEANILNWYVERFKTLRQTAFRNPASYFKKYAALSDTEAFETAKSIWDNINRKNLHENILPTRHRADLILKKGKHHLVSEIKMRKI, from the coding sequence ATGTCGATGGGAACGATAGAAAATTTAACGCCTTTTATGACGTTTTCCAGAGAAGAATGGGCAAAGCTCCGGCAGTCTTATCCTATGGAAATTACCCCGAGAGAGATCGAACGTCTGAAAGGGGTTAATGATGTTCTTAATATGCAAGAAATAGCTGATATATACTTACCGCTGACACGATTGATTAACCTTCATGCTGTTGCATCGCAAGAGTTATACCGCAGCCGCTACGTGTTTTTGCATAAGCAGGAAAAGAAAGTACCTTACATTATTGGGATTGCCGGAAGTGTCGCTGTAGGGAAAAGTACCATTGCCAGGGTGCTACACACTCTGTTATCCCGTTTTGATCACCATCCCAATGTGGACCTCGTGACAACAGATGGCTTTCTTTATGCGAATGCTGAATTGGAACGGCGAGGAATCATGAATAAAAAAGGCTTTCCTGAAAGCTACGACGTGCATGCCCTGTTATCATTTTTAGAAGAATTAAAATCAGGAAAATCCAGAGTTGAGGCCCCGGTCTACTCTCATATAACCTATGATATTGTCCCAGACGAAAAGCAGGTCGTGTCTCAGCCAGACATTGTTATTATTGAGGGTATTAATGTTTTGCAGCCTCCTAAAAGTCCAGGGAACGTCTATGATGATTTAGTGTACGTGTCGGATTACTTTGACTTTTCTATCTTTGTAGATGCAGATGAAGCCAACATTTTAAATTGGTATGTTGAACGGTTTAAAACGTTACGACAAACGGCCTTTAGGAATCCGGCCTCCTACTTTAAAAAATATGCTGCTCTCAGTGACACAGAAGCCTTTGAAACAGCTAAGAGCATATGGGATAACATAAACAGAAAAAATTTACACGAGAATATCTTACCTACTCGTCATCGCGCAGATTTAATTTTAAAAAAAGGGAAGCACCATTTAGTCAGTGAGATTAAAATGCGGAAAATCTAA
- a CDS encoding type 1 glutamine amidotransferase domain-containing protein encodes MTKKILMVLTSHSTINDQATGLWLEEYAAPYATFVKHGFDVTVTSIEGGQVPLDPNSLPDEEKFEWQEAQSKLTNTEKLSDKHISGFDAVFIPGGHGTVFDFPENEMLKRLLQEHAEDGTILASVCHGPSAFVNVTYKDGTPLVQGKKITAFTDEEEREMQLDDAVPFLLESELKARGGKFVRGDKWSDYSVHDGQLITGQNPMSSQSTADKVVEALRN; translated from the coding sequence ATGACTAAGAAGATATTGATGGTGTTAACGAGTCATTCAACAATAAATGACCAAGCCACTGGCCTTTGGTTAGAAGAATATGCCGCACCTTATGCCACATTTGTTAAACACGGCTTTGATGTCACGGTTACAAGCATTGAGGGTGGGCAAGTCCCCCTTGACCCGAACAGTCTGCCTGATGAGGAAAAATTTGAATGGCAAGAAGCACAATCAAAGCTTACTAATACAGAGAAGTTATCAGATAAACATATCTCTGGGTTCGATGCCGTCTTTATACCTGGTGGTCACGGCACCGTTTTTGATTTTCCTGAAAATGAAATGCTGAAAAGACTCCTGCAAGAACACGCAGAAGACGGGACGATTCTTGCATCGGTTTGTCATGGACCGAGTGCGTTTGTAAATGTTACGTACAAAGATGGCACCCCTCTCGTCCAAGGGAAAAAAATAACGGCCTTTACGGATGAGGAAGAACGGGAAATGCAATTAGATGATGCCGTTCCTTTCTTACTTGAATCAGAGTTAAAAGCCCGTGGCGGCAAATTTGTCCGTGGCGATAAATGGAGCGATTATTCAGTGCATGACGGTCAGCTTATTACTGGTCAAAACCCAATGTCCAGTCAAAGCACGGCCGATAAAGTGGTTGAAGCATTAAGAAACTAA
- a CDS encoding MetQ/NlpA family ABC transporter substrate-binding protein, translating to MKKLLSITTVSLLGVLTACGGGNSEGEALSEEEISVGVTAGPHEEIMEKVAELAEEEGLTINVEVFNEYVMPNVALDEGDLDVNSFQHMPYLENFREDRGLDIVDVATTVNFPMGLYSVEVDDVADIEEGDTIGLPNDPTNGARALILFEDAGLITLDEEAGVAATVRDIEENPLDLEFVELEASQIPRQLDEVKAAAINTNYAIEHGYVPTEDSVFIEPEDSPWVNVIAVRAENKDDAVVAKLIEIYQSDEVKEFIEENFAGSVVASW from the coding sequence ATGAAAAAATTATTATCAATTACAACAGTGTCATTGTTAGGAGTACTTACTGCATGTGGTGGTGGAAACTCTGAAGGGGAAGCATTATCTGAAGAAGAAATTTCAGTGGGTGTCACCGCAGGCCCACATGAAGAAATCATGGAGAAGGTAGCTGAACTAGCGGAAGAAGAGGGACTTACTATTAATGTAGAAGTATTTAATGAGTATGTTATGCCTAACGTGGCGTTAGATGAAGGCGATTTGGATGTGAATAGTTTCCAACATATGCCGTACCTCGAAAACTTTAGGGAAGACAGAGGTTTAGATATCGTAGACGTGGCGACAACAGTTAACTTCCCAATGGGGCTTTATTCAGTAGAAGTGGATGATGTGGCTGACATTGAAGAAGGCGATACAATCGGATTACCGAACGATCCGACAAACGGAGCTCGGGCCCTCATCCTATTTGAAGACGCAGGCCTTATTACGCTGGACGAAGAGGCAGGTGTGGCGGCAACTGTCCGTGATATCGAGGAAAATCCTTTAGACCTTGAATTTGTAGAATTAGAAGCATCACAAATTCCACGTCAATTAGATGAAGTGAAAGCCGCGGCAATTAATACGAACTATGCCATTGAGCATGGTTATGTGCCGACTGAGGATTCTGTGTTTATTGAACCGGAAGATTCGCCTTGGGTAAATGTGATTGCTGTTCGTGCTGAAAATAAAGATGACGCTGTAGTCGCTAAACTTATTGAGATTTATCAATCTGACGAAGTGAAAGAATTTATTGAAGAAAACTTCGCAGGCTCAGTTGTTGCCTCTTGGTAA
- a CDS encoding pyridoxal phosphate-dependent decarboxylase family protein, with translation MKSLNDVQKLFPSEDGNRESRENFLQLITTLLEKMDGMKRPDYASLGHEKQRETNFYQQLIQTAEVPLQGESLSHLVDSMTSLMTGHPYHSRYFLTNVLPMASIPGLIGQLTASLLNGNNLWDVYGPAGAEAETKVIAMMSRIAGFDVNESWGYTTWGGQGAVFTGLRLAIAKHCPDAVEHGVPDNLYVFSSEQAHYSLIKSAEATGIGRSHVIKVRTKRDHAMDEQDLASKMAKVIEEGGKPVYVVATTGTTDNFGIDNIQAIKDTTNALTDMHGLPPVHIHADSALGGFYAFFNAYDFKVNPLNFEEKVLTGLQIITSKMQHLHLADSLCFDFQKLGQTPYATSLFLVKNKEDLSLIDLDAAESPYVGDRGYGDYHTSYTLECSRMASSIAIMAALQLFGVEGYQILLANYVRVNLVFREKLQATLPELCVTNPLNPGPVTAFRLYSKTNNWEMEVEGQLTKEQIMETNKRNEALFEYFGAHRARIFLGDTKKFDLVPCKNDGELQPVYVSKFFTISPYTETDHIPDVITFIQEAVEATKSTESEVTFSC, from the coding sequence ATGAAATCACTTAATGACGTGCAAAAGCTTTTCCCTAGTGAAGATGGCAATCGTGAAAGCAGAGAGAATTTCCTGCAATTAATTACCACTCTTCTAGAAAAAATGGATGGGATGAAGCGTCCAGATTACGCTAGTTTAGGACATGAGAAACAGCGTGAAACAAATTTTTATCAGCAGCTCATCCAAACAGCTGAAGTCCCCCTACAGGGTGAAAGTCTGTCTCACTTAGTAGACAGTATGACAAGCTTAATGACAGGGCACCCCTATCATTCCCGATACTTTTTGACGAATGTCCTTCCGATGGCAAGTATTCCCGGACTCATAGGTCAACTAACAGCCTCCCTATTGAATGGGAATAATTTATGGGATGTTTATGGTCCGGCCGGTGCGGAGGCAGAAACGAAAGTCATTGCCATGATGTCACGTATTGCTGGCTTTGATGTCAATGAGAGCTGGGGATATACAACATGGGGTGGACAAGGAGCTGTCTTTACGGGACTCCGCCTTGCTATTGCAAAACATTGTCCTGATGCAGTGGAGCACGGTGTTCCTGATAATCTGTATGTGTTCTCCTCTGAGCAAGCCCATTATAGTTTAATTAAATCAGCTGAAGCCACTGGTATTGGACGAAGCCATGTGATTAAGGTTCGTACAAAGCGAGATCACGCCATGGACGAACAAGATCTTGCCTCTAAAATGGCAAAAGTGATTGAAGAAGGAGGTAAACCTGTTTACGTTGTGGCTACAACTGGTACAACTGATAACTTTGGTATTGACAATATTCAGGCAATCAAAGATACGACAAATGCCCTTACAGATATGCATGGCTTACCTCCTGTTCATATTCATGCTGACTCAGCTCTCGGAGGATTCTATGCCTTTTTTAACGCGTACGATTTTAAGGTAAATCCGTTAAACTTTGAAGAAAAGGTGCTTACTGGATTGCAGATAATCACCTCTAAAATGCAGCATTTACACTTAGCTGACAGCTTATGTTTTGATTTCCAAAAGCTCGGTCAAACACCTTATGCAACCAGTCTTTTCTTAGTGAAAAACAAAGAAGATTTGTCATTAATTGATTTAGATGCTGCCGAATCACCATATGTCGGTGACAGAGGTTACGGTGACTATCACACAAGCTACACATTAGAATGCTCACGAATGGCCAGCTCCATTGCCATTATGGCAGCGTTACAACTTTTCGGGGTAGAAGGTTATCAAATACTGTTGGCTAACTATGTAAGAGTCAATCTTGTTTTTCGAGAAAAGCTTCAAGCAACTTTACCTGAGTTATGTGTCACGAATCCATTAAACCCCGGTCCTGTGACAGCCTTTAGGCTGTATAGCAAGACTAACAATTGGGAAATGGAAGTAGAGGGCCAGTTAACGAAAGAACAAATAATGGAAACAAATAAAAGAAATGAAGCTCTCTTCGAATATTTCGGTGCCCATAGAGCCCGTATTTTCCTAGGTGACACAAAGAAATTTGATCTTGTCCCATGTAAAAATGATGGGGAATTGCAGCCGGTTTACGTCTCTAAGTTTTTTACGATCTCACCTTATACGGAAACAGATCACATTCCTGACGTGATCACCTTTATACAAGAAGCGGTAGAAGCAACTAAATCAACAGAAAGTGAGGTAACGTTCTCATGTTAA